The Pseudodesulfovibrio cashew genomic sequence TTCGCGGAGGCCGGGGCGGCCAGGGAGAACGTCAAGGTCAGGACAGCCAACAGAGTCAACAAAAGCAGTTTTCTGGATTGTTCCATGATGGTGCTCCTTTGGGAATTATACACGCAGTAACGGCTGCATGCGGCTTTACAGATAAACCATATACTCTACTGGAAAGGCTGGTGCAAGGGGGATATTTGATTTTTGATGGTATATTTATATTGTATAATACACTGAAAGGGCTTTGGTTGCGTCTCGGGCGCGAACACAGTATGAAGAGGCGTTTGCCGCTCATGTGAGTGGCTCGGTTTTCGAAGACAAGGAGTCTGCATGTATATTGTCACCGGCGGCGCGGGGTTCATCGGCAGCGCCATGGTCTGGAAGCTCAACCAGATGGGCATTGACGACATCCTGGTGGTGGACAATCTCGCCAAGAGTTCGAAGTGGAGCAATCTCGTAGGGTTGAAGTATGAGGACTATCTCCATCGGGATCAGTTCCTGAAGTTCGTCATCGAGGGGGAAGACCCCTTTGAGGTGGACGCCGTCATCCACATGGGTGCGTGCTCCTCTACCACCGAACAGGACGCCGACTTCCTCATGGAGAACAACTACCGCTACACCCAGTACGTCTGCCGCTACTGCCTGACCAACGATGCCCGGTTCGTCAACGCGTCAAGCGCGGCCACCTACGGCGAAGGCGAGTTCGGCTTCGGCGACGCCCACGAGGACATCGACCGCCTGCGTCCCCTGAACATGTACGGCTACTCCAAGCAGCTCTTCGACCTCTGGGCCAAGCAGGGCGGCATCCTGGACAAGATCGCCTCCCTGAAGTTTTTCAACGTCTACGGGCCCAACGAGTACCACAAGGACGACATGCGCTCGGTCATCTGCAAGGCGCACAAGCAGATTCTGGAGACGGGCAAGC encodes the following:
- the rfaD gene encoding ADP-glyceromanno-heptose 6-epimerase, which translates into the protein MYIVTGGAGFIGSAMVWKLNQMGIDDILVVDNLAKSSKWSNLVGLKYEDYLHRDQFLKFVIEGEDPFEVDAVIHMGACSSTTEQDADFLMENNYRYTQYVCRYCLTNDARFVNASSAATYGEGEFGFGDAHEDIDRLRPLNMYGYSKQLFDLWAKQGGILDKIASLKFFNVYGPNEYHKDDMRSVICKAHKQILETGKLKLFKSYREEYPHGGQKRDFVYVKDVVDIMAWLLENPEINGIFNVGTSTPRTWNDLAGAVFAAMGREPEIEYIEMPETIRDKYQYFTEADMTKLVEAGYDKPMTSLEDGAADYVQNYLAKDNPYLTSR